The following coding sequences lie in one Sphingobium sp. KCTC 72723 genomic window:
- a CDS encoding zinc-binding dehydrogenase translates to MRSITHSSFGDPADVLKLIDVPLPEPAKGEVRIRTTLAVIHNHDLLTVQGAYGSLPMLPTIGGSEAVGTIDAVGDGIDPARIGQRVTVSGVRGTWAEYFIAPVAQIVLLPGQIDDETGAQLTAMPLSALGVLDFSGLRTGDWLIQNAANGAVGRAVAVFAKRRGINLVNLVRRADSIPELTAAGIDQIVATEQGDWRDKVNAIVGSGTLSAAIDSIGGSSSDDLLSVLASEGLLISFGAMSRSPVQLNADALIFKQVTVKGYWIVKVLEKMSQSALQSLMDELVATAASGALHLPVDSIHDLADFATAIAAARKTGRSGKLMLRTA, encoded by the coding sequence ATGCGTAGTATAACCCATTCCAGTTTTGGTGACCCGGCCGATGTTCTTAAGCTGATCGATGTCCCGCTTCCCGAACCTGCAAAGGGCGAAGTTCGCATCAGAACTACCCTTGCCGTAATCCACAATCATGACTTGCTCACCGTTCAAGGTGCTTATGGGTCTTTACCAATGCTGCCCACAATCGGTGGCAGCGAGGCTGTCGGAACTATTGACGCGGTCGGAGATGGGATTGACCCCGCAAGGATTGGACAGCGCGTTACGGTAAGCGGCGTAAGAGGCACCTGGGCTGAATATTTCATCGCGCCGGTCGCTCAGATCGTTCTTCTCCCTGGCCAGATTGACGACGAGACGGGCGCCCAGCTTACCGCCATGCCCTTGAGCGCCTTGGGCGTTCTTGATTTTTCGGGGCTGCGCACCGGAGACTGGCTGATTCAGAACGCCGCCAATGGCGCGGTGGGAAGGGCCGTGGCAGTTTTTGCAAAAAGGCGTGGCATAAATCTCGTCAATCTGGTGCGCCGCGCAGATTCTATTCCCGAACTGACCGCTGCGGGTATCGATCAAATTGTCGCGACCGAACAGGGCGACTGGCGCGACAAAGTGAACGCGATTGTGGGAAGCGGGACGCTGTCGGCCGCGATCGACAGTATTGGCGGCTCCTCAAGCGATGACCTTCTCTCGGTCCTCGCGTCCGAGGGCCTGTTGATCTCTTTTGGCGCGATGAGCCGTTCACCCGTACAATTAAATGCCGATGCGCTCATTTTCAAACAAGTAACGGTTAAGGGATATTGGATCGTCAAAGTTCTGGAAAAAATGAGCCAGTCAGCGCTTCAGTCTCTTATGGATGAATTGGTGGCAACAGCCGCAAGCGGCGCGCTCCATCTTCCGGTCGATAGCATTCATGATCTGGCCGACTTTGCTACAGCCATTGCTGCGGCGCGAAAAACCGGTCGATCAGGGAAGCTAATGCTCCGTACCGCATGA
- a CDS encoding BrnA antitoxin family protein: MAKFDPKIHDDNPPMDAAFMAGMKPSRRGRPKLDAPKVEVKIRLDAKTVEHLRGSGPGWQTRVNALLEKLVASGQI; the protein is encoded by the coding sequence ATGGCCAAATTTGATCCGAAGATTCACGACGACAACCCGCCGATGGATGCGGCTTTCATGGCCGGAATGAAGCCGTCCCGGCGGGGTCGCCCGAAGCTCGACGCCCCCAAGGTGGAGGTGAAAATCCGCCTAGATGCGAAGACGGTCGAGCATTTGCGTGGGAGTGGCCCAGGCTGGCAAACGCGCGTCAATGCTCTCTTGGAGAAGCTCGTGGCGTCAGGGCAAATCTAG
- the istA gene encoding IS21 family transposase: MTHRRQHTQAVAAAKAGISERSARRIENDPQLPSQKKKERHWRTRADPLEPFWPRIEELLQIDGIIAVTVFETLQDEFGEDAVPDAIRRTLERRIARWRALHGGEKEIFFPQHHEPGRQGLSDFTVCDSLKVTVAGETLAYRLYHFRLAASGWEHAAVVLGGESFAALSEHLQDALWKLGGAPAEHRSDSLSAAYKNLDADAQRDFTRSYDELCRHYRMLATRNNRGEAHENGSIEGPHAHLKRRLDQALRRRGSRDFVSIEAWREFVEAQVARQNRRHAARIDAERRVLKALPARRTTDFAMVTVDVTRNGTVAIDRVTYSVPSRLVGRRLNAHLFDDRIELFLGPDRVMSTPRVRISHPHRGHSIDFRHMIGNLRRKPGALRNLVYREALFPDHAYRRAWQAFDAQLDGRQACRDAVALLDIAARGDCVDVLARRIDEALDSGRLPDVDALRDEFLPTARSQRDVAIPPPDLHSYNSLIASGEVH, encoded by the coding sequence ATGACCCATCGTCGCCAACACACCCAGGCCGTCGCGGCTGCCAAGGCCGGTATCAGCGAACGCAGCGCACGCCGGATCGAGAACGATCCGCAGCTTCCGTCCCAGAAGAAGAAGGAGCGCCACTGGCGCACCCGCGCCGATCCGCTCGAGCCATTCTGGCCACGTATAGAGGAGTTGCTCCAGATCGACGGTATCATTGCCGTCACGGTCTTCGAGACGCTCCAGGACGAGTTCGGCGAGGATGCTGTTCCCGATGCGATACGACGAACACTGGAACGCCGGATCGCCCGCTGGCGGGCACTGCACGGCGGCGAGAAGGAGATCTTCTTCCCGCAGCATCATGAGCCCGGTCGGCAGGGCCTGTCGGATTTCACGGTATGCGACAGTCTCAAGGTCACTGTTGCCGGCGAGACCCTGGCCTATCGCCTCTACCACTTCCGCTTGGCGGCGAGTGGCTGGGAGCATGCGGCTGTCGTGCTGGGCGGGGAGAGCTTTGCCGCCCTTTCGGAGCACCTGCAGGATGCGTTGTGGAAGCTGGGCGGTGCGCCGGCCGAACACCGCAGCGATTCCCTGTCAGCCGCCTACAAAAACCTCGACGCCGATGCGCAGCGGGATTTCACCCGAAGCTATGACGAGCTGTGTCGTCATTACCGCATGCTTGCTACCCGCAACAACCGCGGCGAGGCGCACGAGAACGGATCGATCGAAGGTCCCCATGCCCATCTCAAGCGACGGCTCGATCAGGCCTTACGCCGGCGGGGCAGCCGCGATTTCGTCAGCATCGAGGCCTGGCGCGAGTTCGTTGAGGCGCAGGTCGCCAGACAGAACCGGCGGCATGCTGCGCGCATCGATGCAGAACGCAGGGTACTCAAGGCGCTGCCCGCAAGGCGAACCACCGATTTCGCCATGGTCACCGTCGATGTCACCCGCAACGGCACCGTCGCCATCGATCGGGTTACCTATTCGGTGCCTTCCCGCCTCGTCGGACGGCGCCTCAACGCGCATCTCTTTGACGATCGCATCGAGCTCTTCCTCGGCCCGGACAGGGTAATGTCCACGCCGCGTGTGCGGATCAGTCATCCCCACCGGGGGCATAGCATCGATTTCCGGCACATGATCGGTAACCTGCGCCGCAAGCCCGGTGCACTGCGCAACCTCGTCTACCGCGAAGCCCTCTTCCCCGATCACGCCTACCGGCGGGCCTGGCAAGCCTTCGATGCCCAACTCGATGGACGGCAGGCCTGCCGCGATGCCGTCGCGCTGCTCGATATCGCCGCCAGGGGCGACTGTGTCGACGTGCTGGCCCGGCGGATCGATGAGGCTCTCGACAGCGGGCGCTTGCCCGATGTCGATGCGCTCAGGGACGAGTTCCTGCCAACCGCAAGATCGCAGCGCGATGTCGCTATCCCGCCACCCGATCTGCACAGCTACAACAGCCTGATCGCCAGCGGGGAGGTGCACTGA
- a CDS encoding DEAD/DEAH box helicase, giving the protein MVTAGYAYWQQGRVSDLAIDTDMALIIAAVKGSARHPYEVTIAFTDLDGEDDEPLIECTCPVGFDCKHGAAVLFAAQARAASDADGPSGAVQHSIVPNAASKPPSLPAPLLQWLSETQAEATVRARGTVDLAYVFSPRALHDGKSRKGKALPISGQILAQRLAIAAWIMGQSGTGQTGWQQPNAYQLRSGQMPLDPVDQWLVRRMDPYTGDLDTHTSPKGLAGSDLVEKAIATGRARWRKADGPTLHWGEDQTARWCWKSLTNGEQRPSLEGLAEGQLLFATAPPVIIDDATGTVHRVTGITDPALAQRVLLMPPVPPDAVAQLAIHWEDIAGADVPAPTLTGLKDLGAIHPVPVLTFVQDKVDAIMPSRRGYQASPTYKADMACVRISFDYAGYRVTPNANAAEIITNSDAGFIRFRRDLAAETRALDQMFAHGLIPLDDFPELKTKPALQWDFAPVALAKATDFALFMHTALPTLRTDGWRIEYGPRWQLTITEVGGEDVQFDVTTSGMDWFDVSLGARIDGQVVDILPILRQLLARFGPQLLDQAGESITIAIRPGKLAQLPIEQIRPVLAMLLELALHDREASGKLRLPRSDIAVLADLEAASAGRIGWRGNDDLRKLARALARIDLQPTVTPTSFKAELRPYQQHGLDWLQVLHSAGFGGVLADDMGLGKTVQALAHIATLKAAGKLEDPALIICPTSVLPNWQAEIARFVPELRSVLWHGNDRHNLHDQFGDADIIVSSYPLLVRDTAQFAAQTLSLILFDEAQTLKNPKTAGFKAAKALKAGQVIALSGTPVENQLSDLWSLTDLVTPGLLGSLEQFKRVLDRPISRDDDPAAKAMLRRRLRPFMLRRTKDEVAGDLPDKTEIQEWVDLEKKQLAAYESLRLLMHKRVRDEIARVGLLRSQIVFLDALLKLRQLCCDPRLLPQTNGNGSDKAVGSAKLARLMEMLPELLREGRRIILFSQFTSMLDLIKPELDALAITYVEIRGATQDRNTPVRKFQAGEAHVILISLKAGGTGLNLTAADTVILFDPWWNPAVEAQAIDRAHRIGQTRPVFVHRLIAKGTIEEKILGLQDKKRALAAMLWEGDSAIRAKLTEADIAYLLG; this is encoded by the coding sequence ATGGTCACGGCGGGCTATGCCTACTGGCAGCAAGGCCGCGTGAGCGACCTTGCGATTGACACGGACATGGCGCTGATCATCGCCGCCGTCAAAGGCAGTGCCAGACACCCGTATGAGGTTACGATTGCCTTCACTGATCTGGATGGCGAAGACGATGAACCTTTGATCGAATGCACCTGCCCGGTCGGCTTCGATTGCAAGCATGGTGCCGCCGTGCTGTTTGCCGCACAAGCACGCGCTGCGTCAGACGCTGACGGACCATCAGGTGCGGTGCAGCATAGCATAGTGCCGAACGCCGCTTCAAAGCCGCCTTCACTGCCCGCGCCCTTGCTGCAATGGTTGAGCGAAACCCAGGCCGAAGCAACCGTGCGCGCACGCGGCACTGTGGATCTGGCCTACGTCTTTTCGCCACGCGCCCTGCACGACGGCAAAAGCCGCAAGGGCAAGGCGTTGCCAATATCGGGACAGATTCTGGCGCAGCGCCTGGCCATTGCGGCCTGGATAATGGGGCAGAGCGGCACCGGCCAGACCGGATGGCAGCAACCCAATGCCTATCAGTTGCGCAGCGGCCAGATGCCACTGGATCCGGTCGATCAATGGCTGGTGCGCCGGATGGATCCTTATACCGGCGATCTCGACACGCACACCTCGCCCAAAGGGCTGGCGGGAAGCGATTTGGTCGAGAAGGCGATCGCGACCGGCCGGGCACGCTGGCGAAAGGCCGATGGGCCTACCTTGCATTGGGGCGAAGACCAAACGGCGAGATGGTGCTGGAAGAGCCTTACAAACGGCGAACAACGCCCATCGCTGGAGGGCTTGGCCGAGGGGCAACTGCTTTTCGCAACGGCACCACCTGTCATTATCGACGACGCCACCGGAACGGTGCACCGTGTGACAGGCATCACTGATCCAGCGCTGGCCCAGCGCGTGTTGCTGATGCCCCCGGTGCCGCCCGATGCCGTAGCGCAATTAGCAATCCATTGGGAAGACATCGCTGGCGCTGACGTACCCGCACCAACGCTCACGGGCCTCAAGGACTTGGGCGCTATACACCCGGTCCCGGTGCTGACCTTCGTTCAAGACAAGGTCGATGCCATCATGCCGAGTCGGCGCGGCTATCAGGCATCGCCCACTTACAAGGCTGATATGGCCTGCGTGCGGATCAGCTTTGATTATGCGGGATACCGCGTGACGCCGAACGCAAATGCAGCAGAGATCATAACCAACAGCGATGCGGGCTTTATCCGTTTCAGACGCGACCTTGCGGCAGAAACCCGGGCGCTCGACCAGATGTTTGCGCATGGCCTCATCCCGTTGGATGACTTTCCAGAGCTGAAGACCAAACCGGCGCTGCAATGGGATTTTGCCCCGGTCGCGTTGGCAAAAGCCACCGATTTCGCGCTGTTCATGCACACCGCGCTGCCAACGTTGCGTACCGACGGCTGGCGCATCGAATATGGCCCCAGATGGCAGCTCACCATCACAGAGGTCGGCGGTGAGGATGTGCAGTTCGATGTCACGACATCGGGCATGGATTGGTTCGATGTCAGCCTTGGTGCCCGGATTGATGGGCAAGTCGTCGACATCCTGCCCATATTGCGACAGCTACTGGCACGCTTCGGCCCGCAATTGCTGGACCAGGCTGGGGAAAGTATCACCATCGCGATCCGCCCGGGCAAGCTGGCGCAATTGCCTATCGAACAGATCAGGCCGGTGCTGGCGATGCTGCTCGAGCTTGCCCTCCACGATCGTGAGGCATCAGGAAAATTGCGCCTGCCGCGTAGCGATATCGCCGTGCTGGCCGATCTCGAAGCGGCGAGCGCAGGCCGCATTGGCTGGCGCGGCAATGATGACTTGCGCAAACTTGCCCGCGCCCTTGCCCGCATCGATCTGCAGCCGACCGTAACGCCGACGAGCTTTAAAGCAGAGCTCCGCCCCTATCAGCAGCACGGTCTGGACTGGCTGCAAGTGCTCCACAGCGCTGGATTTGGCGGCGTGCTGGCGGACGACATGGGGCTTGGCAAGACTGTCCAGGCCCTGGCGCACATCGCTACGCTGAAAGCCGCGGGAAAGCTGGAGGACCCCGCGCTGATCATCTGCCCGACCTCGGTGCTGCCCAACTGGCAGGCAGAAATTGCCCGCTTTGTTCCCGAACTGCGCAGCGTTCTCTGGCACGGCAATGACCGGCACAACCTGCATGACCAGTTCGGTGACGCCGACATCATCGTTTCGAGTTACCCCCTGTTGGTGCGCGACACCGCGCAGTTTGCCGCCCAAACGTTGTCACTCATCCTGTTTGATGAAGCCCAGACGCTCAAGAACCCCAAAACAGCTGGCTTCAAGGCGGCAAAGGCGCTGAAAGCAGGACAGGTTATCGCCTTGTCGGGCACGCCAGTAGAAAACCAGCTGTCCGACCTGTGGAGCTTGACCGACCTGGTCACGCCTGGCTTGCTCGGCTCACTTGAACAGTTCAAACGCGTGCTCGACCGTCCGATCTCGCGGGATGATGATCCTGCCGCCAAAGCAATGCTCCGACGCCGCCTCCGGCCCTTCATGCTGCGCCGGACCAAAGATGAAGTTGCCGGCGACCTGCCCGACAAGACGGAAATTCAAGAGTGGGTCGACCTCGAAAAGAAACAGCTGGCCGCTTACGAAAGTTTGCGCCTGCTTATGCACAAGCGGGTGCGCGACGAGATTGCCCGCGTCGGTCTGTTGCGCTCGCAGATCGTCTTCCTCGATGCCTTGCTCAAGCTGCGGCAACTGTGCTGCGATCCGCGCCTTCTACCGCAAACGAACGGCAACGGCTCGGACAAGGCCGTCGGCTCGGCAAAGCTCGCCAGGCTGATGGAGATGCTGCCGGAACTGCTGCGCGAAGGGCGACGGATCATCCTGTTCAGCCAGTTCACGTCCATGCTCGACCTGATCAAGCCCGAACTCGACGCGCTGGCCATAACTTATGTTGAAATCCGCGGTGCGACGCAGGATCGCAACACCCCTGTGCGCAAATTTCAGGCCGGCGAAGCTCACGTCATCCTCATAAGCCTCAAGGCTGGGGGAACCGGTCTGAATCTTACCGCTGCTGACACAGTGATTTTGTTCGATCCCTGGTGGAATCCAGCGGTCGAAGCGCAGGCCATCGACCGTGCGCACCGGATTGGCCAAACTAGGCCCGTCTTTGTCCACCGCCTCATCGCCAAAGGCACAATCGAGGAGAAGATACTCGGCCTTCAGGACAAAAAACGAGCGCTTGCCGCTATGCTCTGGGAGGGTGACAGTGCAATCCGGGCCAAGCTGACCGAGGCCGACATCGCATACCTGCTTGGGTAG
- a CDS encoding PaaI family thioesterase: protein MNVVKNALSAERRESIVASFAKQGVLLGMGGRMASLDTGQCALELPFGDAVAQRHGFFAGGAIGTLADVAGGYAAMSVAPAGHDVLTLEYKINFLRPATGAMLTARATVLRAGRSAIITRVDVVDSEDRLCAAMQQTIVPALADDSAGTTETFR from the coding sequence GTGAACGTCGTGAAAAACGCGCTAAGCGCGGAGCGCCGTGAGAGCATCGTTGCGAGCTTTGCCAAGCAAGGCGTGCTGCTCGGTATGGGTGGCCGGATGGCGAGCCTGGACACGGGGCAATGCGCGCTTGAACTGCCGTTCGGTGATGCGGTGGCCCAGCGGCACGGTTTCTTCGCGGGCGGCGCGATCGGCACGTTGGCAGACGTTGCCGGCGGCTATGCGGCGATGAGCGTCGCGCCCGCCGGACACGACGTGCTGACGCTCGAATATAAGATCAATTTCCTGCGCCCGGCGACGGGGGCGATGCTGACGGCAAGGGCCACTGTCCTGCGCGCCGGGCGCTCCGCGATAATCACGCGCGTCGATGTCGTCGATAGCGAGGACCGGCTCTGCGCGGCGATGCAGCAGACGATCGTGCCTGCGCTTGCTGACGACTCTGCTGGCACGACGGAGACCTTCCGATGA
- a CDS encoding type II toxin-antitoxin system RelE/ParE family toxin, which produces MPRFRLTRAAADDLATIFLKGIEQFGLPQADTYHEGLSAIFAFLAEYPQAARLREEISPPVRVHPYKAHLVIYDVGDEDEVIILRVRHGREDWMPSNYDG; this is translated from the coding sequence GTGCCTCGCTTTCGCTTAACGCGCGCCGCAGCCGACGATCTGGCAACCATCTTTCTCAAAGGCATCGAGCAGTTCGGACTACCTCAAGCCGACACCTATCACGAAGGTCTGAGCGCGATATTCGCGTTTCTTGCCGAGTATCCCCAGGCTGCTCGATTGCGGGAGGAAATATCGCCTCCCGTCCGCGTGCATCCCTACAAGGCACATCTGGTGATTTATGACGTGGGAGATGAGGACGAGGTCATCATTCTGCGTGTCCGGCATGGCAGGGAAGATTGGATGCCCTCGAACTACGACGGCTAG
- the istB gene encoding IS21-like element helper ATPase IstB, whose product MTRTKDQAAAVLPTLLKALRLPSINRNWKRLTDTADRDGWPAANLLASLLEIEMADRSSRRIQRHRDQSGLPAGKTFATFDFDAAPGIRKPHLLSLAAGDDWIENGGNLLLFGQSGTGKTHAVAAIGHALIDTGRRVLFCSTTDMVQKLQSARRDLSLPAMLDKLDKFDLIVLDDLSYVRKDQVETSALFELIAHRYERHSLAITANQPFSAWDNVFPDPAMTVAAIDRLVHHSTIIEMNGESYRKRSAVARINAGDYDPPNGAPDRPS is encoded by the coding sequence ATGACCCGCACCAAGGATCAGGCCGCCGCCGTACTGCCTACCCTGCTGAAGGCCTTGCGCCTGCCGAGCATCAACCGCAACTGGAAGCGCCTCACCGACACCGCCGATCGCGATGGCTGGCCGGCCGCCAACCTGCTGGCCTCGCTTCTCGAGATCGAGATGGCTGATCGCTCCTCCCGGCGCATCCAGCGCCATCGCGACCAGTCCGGCTTGCCCGCAGGCAAGACCTTCGCCACCTTCGATTTCGACGCCGCCCCCGGCATCCGCAAACCGCACCTCTTGTCCCTCGCCGCCGGTGACGACTGGATCGAGAACGGCGGCAACCTGCTGCTGTTCGGCCAGAGCGGGACCGGCAAGACGCACGCAGTTGCCGCCATTGGCCATGCCCTCATCGACACGGGGCGGCGCGTCCTGTTCTGCTCCACCACCGACATGGTCCAGAAGCTCCAGTCCGCGCGCCGCGACCTCAGCCTGCCCGCCATGCTCGACAAGCTCGACAAGTTCGATCTCATCGTGCTCGACGATCTGTCCTACGTCCGCAAGGACCAGGTCGAGACCAGCGCCTTGTTCGAGCTCATCGCCCACCGCTACGAACGCCACTCGCTCGCCATTACCGCCAACCAGCCATTTTCGGCATGGGACAACGTCTTCCCTGATCCCGCCATGACTGTCGCCGCGATCGACCGCCTCGTGCACCACTCGACCATCATCGAGATGAACGGCGAAAGCTACCGCAAGCGTTCCGCCGTCGCCCGCATCAACGCCGGCGATTACGACCCGCCCAATGGCGCCCCGGACCGGCCATCATAA
- a CDS encoding LysR family transcriptional regulator codes for MRDIRTIDLNLLRALDAVLDERNLSRAAERLGVTQPAVSGMLTRLQESVGEPLFVRSQRGVQPTLRALDLAGPVKRILADVEILLRPSRFDPETASFTLTVAATDYALQAIVLPFVAKLRSLAPGIRLATRPIDEDRIAQQFDRDDLDLALMTPETAPPDLHARRLFDESYVCAMRSDHPDASTNALSLDRFCALDHALVSLAGDSFRGVTDDALAQIGRSRRITLSLHSFLALAEVLRTTDLVAVVPRRLVAGAGLASCEPPIAISGFTKLAAWHGRTHHDEGHRWARALLFETCGVAGQPGR; via the coding sequence TTGCGTGATATCAGGACGATCGATCTCAACCTTCTTCGCGCGCTCGACGCGGTGCTGGACGAGCGCAATCTAAGCAGGGCGGCCGAGCGGCTCGGCGTAACGCAGCCGGCGGTCAGCGGCATGCTTACGCGCTTGCAGGAAAGTGTCGGCGAACCGCTGTTCGTGCGGTCGCAGCGTGGCGTGCAACCCACCTTGCGCGCGCTCGACCTCGCCGGCCCGGTCAAGCGGATCCTGGCGGACGTCGAGATCCTGTTGCGGCCATCCCGTTTCGATCCCGAGACAGCGTCATTCACCCTCACGGTGGCGGCGACCGACTATGCGCTGCAAGCGATCGTGCTGCCGTTCGTTGCTAAGCTGCGCAGTCTCGCCCCGGGGATCCGCCTCGCCACACGCCCGATCGACGAGGATCGTATCGCGCAGCAGTTCGATCGGGATGATCTCGATCTCGCGTTGATGACGCCCGAGACAGCGCCACCCGATCTACACGCCCGGCGTCTGTTCGACGAAAGCTATGTCTGCGCCATGCGCTCCGATCATCCCGATGCGAGCACGAACGCGCTGTCGCTCGATCGCTTCTGCGCGCTCGACCATGCGCTGGTTTCGCTTGCCGGAGATTCATTCCGGGGCGTGACCGACGATGCCCTAGCACAAATCGGCAGGTCGCGCCGCATAACGCTCTCGTTGCACAGCTTCCTCGCGCTGGCTGAGGTCTTGCGGACGACGGATCTCGTGGCAGTGGTACCCCGTCGGCTCGTCGCCGGTGCCGGGCTTGCATCCTGCGAGCCGCCGATCGCCATTTCCGGTTTCACCAAACTGGCGGCTTGGCATGGGCGAACGCACCATGACGAAGGACATCGCTGGGCGCGCGCGCTCCTGTTCGAGACATGCGGCGTCGCTGGTCAACCGGGCCGATGA
- a CDS encoding SRPBCC domain-containing protein: protein MNEIFWPKGYLPGFSANFASNELIVADLSAVDVWPFLAEARRWPSYYENSANVRFHDGAGPVLAEGTRFYFETFGFPVEAEVVEYVAPVDGEPGRVAWHGWSGDGATRLDVHHAWLVEDLSDGRVRILTQETQNGEPAKDLAKTRPNPMINGHQDWLDGLVVAARKAKV, encoded by the coding sequence ATGAACGAGATTTTCTGGCCCAAGGGCTACCTTCCCGGCTTCAGCGCCAACTTCGCCTCGAACGAACTGATCGTCGCTGACCTCAGCGCGGTCGATGTCTGGCCGTTCCTGGCCGAGGCAAGGCGCTGGCCGAGCTATTACGAGAACTCCGCCAACGTCCGCTTCCACGATGGCGCCGGCCCCGTGCTGGCGGAGGGTACGCGCTTCTACTTCGAAACCTTCGGTTTTCCGGTTGAGGCCGAGGTCGTCGAATATGTAGCGCCAGTGGATGGCGAACCGGGGCGTGTCGCCTGGCATGGCTGGTCCGGCGATGGCGCGACGCGGCTCGACGTGCACCATGCCTGGCTGGTAGAGGACCTCTCTGATGGACGAGTCCGCATCCTCACGCAGGAAACGCAGAACGGCGAACCGGCCAAGGACCTGGCGAAGACCAGGCCCAACCCGATGATCAACGGCCATCAGGATTGGCTGGACGGTCTCGTCGTCGCCGCACGCAAAGCGAAAGTCTGA
- a CDS encoding BrnT family toxin, whose protein sequence is MEIEFDPAKDERNIAKHGMSLQAAEGFDWDTAFEREDDRFDYGEVRFVAIGLIGDRLHVLAFTDGSHDDAVRAISLRPAEKHEARFYYGQI, encoded by the coding sequence ATGGAAATCGAGTTCGACCCGGCCAAGGACGAGAGGAATATAGCCAAACATGGCATGTCCTTGCAGGCTGCGGAAGGGTTCGATTGGGACACGGCCTTTGAACGCGAGGATGACCGCTTCGATTATGGAGAGGTCCGTTTCGTTGCCATAGGGTTGATCGGTGATCGCTTGCATGTGCTGGCTTTCACCGACGGCTCTCACGACGATGCGGTTCGCGCCATCAGCCTGCGTCCGGCAGAGAAGCATGAAGCGAGGTTTTATTATGGCCAAATTTGA
- a CDS encoding LysE family translocator translates to MNPGLLAAFWAVSVIFVITPGADWAYAISAGMRDRAILPAVAGLLLGHLVATLIVAAGVGALVTSVPFALAALTLVGAAYLLWLGVGLVANPPVPVAGDDAGPISSMRWMTKGFGVSGLNPKVILLFLALLPQFVDTKASWPIPAQIVGLGLVHIVNCGVVYLLVGNASRMVLRTRPQAAKAVGRVSGIVMIALALLLVGELVIKT, encoded by the coding sequence ATGAACCCCGGGCTGCTCGCCGCCTTCTGGGCGGTGTCGGTGATCTTCGTCATTACGCCCGGTGCTGACTGGGCCTATGCCATCTCGGCCGGAATGCGCGACCGGGCGATCCTGCCCGCAGTGGCAGGGCTTCTCCTTGGGCACTTGGTGGCGACACTGATCGTCGCGGCGGGTGTCGGCGCACTGGTCACGAGCGTGCCGTTCGCGCTTGCCGCGTTGACGCTGGTAGGTGCGGCCTATCTGCTGTGGTTGGGCGTCGGCCTCGTTGCCAATCCACCGGTGCCGGTCGCTGGTGACGATGCTGGCCCAATCTCATCAATGCGCTGGATGACCAAGGGTTTCGGCGTCAGCGGCCTCAACCCCAAGGTAATCTTGCTGTTCCTGGCGCTGCTGCCACAATTCGTCGACACGAAGGCGTCATGGCCGATCCCGGCGCAAATCGTTGGCCTGGGTCTGGTCCACATCGTAAACTGCGGCGTTGTCTATCTTTTGGTCGGCAATGCTTCGCGCATGGTGCTGCGTACCCGCCCACAGGCCGCCAAAGCGGTCGGACGGGTTTCGGGCATCGTGATGATCGCACTCGCACTCCTGCTGGTGGGCGAGCTTGTTATCAAAACCTGA
- a CDS encoding type II toxin-antitoxin system ParD family antitoxin, with protein MATMNISLPDPMKQWVEAQADTGRYSNASDYVRDLIRRDQERADKVAVMQRLVDEARASGLSDETMADIRTRAISQAGLQA; from the coding sequence ATGGCTACGATGAATATCTCACTGCCCGATCCGATGAAGCAATGGGTCGAAGCGCAAGCTGACACTGGTCGGTATAGCAATGCCAGCGACTATGTGCGCGATCTCATCCGCCGTGACCAAGAACGCGCCGACAAAGTCGCGGTCATGCAGCGCCTTGTCGATGAGGCCCGCGCCAGCGGTTTGAGCGACGAGACGATGGCGGACATCCGGACGCGAGCGATCAGCCAGGCTGGCTTGCAAGCCTGA